CATTATTACGAATTTTCGGGTGATTCCTGGCACAAGATGCAATCGGTAGCCGATGTGCCCATGCGCAAATTTTATCGAACTCCGGAGGGGATAGTCTACTCATTTGGTGATTGGGGACGGCTCCTGAAATTTGCTGACGGATCCTGGGAAAATTTCAGTACCCCGTTTGAGAACCATATCACCGCAATGACGAGGGATTCTTCCGGTGGACTGTGGTTTGGTGTCCGTGGTGAAGGGGTTTATCGGTACTATAATGGTCAGTATCGTTATTATTCGACACCTGAAGATTTGCGATACGATATTCTTCAGTTTAAATGGAATGGAAACCAGCTTTTGCTTTTGGGGGCGGATGCACAAATTTACGGGGTTTTGGGGGATTCAATATCTCTTATAAATAGCGAATACCGCGGTATGGAGCCCGGTAGAATCCTCAATACAAATATCCAGCCGGGATTTTTCTTTCAAAGCAACGGGAGGCTCTATCGATATACGGAAGCCAAGTGGGTGGGGGAGACAGTGCCTACAAGACAGCGAATACTTAGTGTACGGGTTTTTGGCGAGGACAATCTGCTGGTGACTACGCGGGATGGCTCAATCTATATCCGTGAGTCTTCGCCAACGCTTTATTTTTTGGACCGCGGCACCGAGGCCTATGTCGAAGGAAACCTTCTGGACAGATCACATGGAGCTGCCTTTATCGATTTCAACAACGATGCATTACTTGATCTGTTTGTGCAAAATACCGGGCAAAGTCAGTTGAACCGGGTATATCTGAATTCAGGGGATCTGGTATTCTCGGAAATTTCAAAATTTACGGGGTTGGATACCCTCTCCGGCGCTACGCATTTCACCTTTGAAGATTTTACCAAAGATGGCCTTATCGACGCAGTCTTCGCAACGACAACGCCGACTGACAATGTTTTCCGGTTTTACCGTGGATTGTCCGGGGCTCGGTTCAGTCAGTATTCTGCAGTCACTCTATCTCTGGCGGATGTAGAATACCTGAGGGACATGGAGTGGTATTACCCCGATTGGAAAGCCCGGCCCCATCTGTTGACGGTGTTTTACTATTCGGATAAAAAAGAACCAGGGACCACACGCCGAATCAGGCAAACGCGGTTTGGTTCCTTTCTTGTCGCCGATACGACAGAAAAGCCGCAATTTACCGGCTGGAACCGGAATTTGTCTATGGCGGATTACGACCTGGATGGAGCGCCGGACTTTTTTATTTCCAACTATTGGCGTGAGAATCGGATGTTCCTGTCAAGGCAGGACATCGAATGGGAGGAGTATGGGATTCCCAGGTTAGATTCCACCGAGCGAACCAATACCCAGAGCGCAATTTCAATAGACTTCGATATCGACGGGGATCTGGACATCATTGAACAGTCCGAAGAATTCGGTGTCAGGCTCCTTAGGAATATATCGGTGTCCGATACATTTCGACTTGAATACCAGTCGGATCTCCTGCCGGATATTCCAGGGAAAAATATCACTCATCTCAACTCGGGCGATTTTAACAACGATGGCTTCCCTGATTTGTTACTTCTCGCCAGAGATGGAATGGCTGCCATACCGGTCATTTTATTCAACGAGAGAGGGGAGCGGTTTGCACGCCTGGATTATGACCTCGGATTCATCGAATCCGGCATACGCGGAACCATCGTGGGGGATGTCGATAACGATGGTGACCTGGACATCTTTGGTATGGGTGATGGGGCAAACCATTTGTGGATGAACCAACTGAATACACAAACTTTTCTCGGGATCAGCCTGCAGGGGAGCCGTTCTCCAACATCGGGCAGGGGAGCAAAAGTATGGCTGTACAGAGCAGGTTTTGTCGGAGAGTCCGAATTTTTGGTGGGATACCAGGAAGCCGGAACAAGCCCCTTCGAAAATACCATGCAAAATAGTTCTGTCCTCCATTTCGGTCTGCCGGATACGGGGCAATATGCCGTACGGGTTGAATTCCCCGGTGGAACGAAGAAAACGATTGGCAGCATCTCAGCGGGATCCCGTATCACTGTCCAAGAGTATAATCGTATATTTTCGGCTGTTTATCTGCTCCCCGGAGCATTACTCTCGATGCTTCGGAACCCGAATCTTTACTACTACGGATTGCTTTTTCTATTGGCAATGAGCGGTACATACCTCGGCACGACCTTTGGAATTCGTGAATATCACTGGAACAACCGCCTTGCTGTGCTCCTAATTATCGTCAATTATACCCTGTTTTGGGTGTTAGTACTCATTCTGGCTGAAGAGCCCCCGGCACTGAAATTCGGGGTGCCACTTGCTACGGTACTGGTGGGGCACCTGCTTCCGCTCGGGTTGTCTTATCAGGTTCAGCGGCGGGACAGGCAAATGGCTGGTGATGCCGCACAGGAGAAACTCCTGGAGCTCCTTCGACAGTTCCAGCATGGTGAATGGGCCCTGAGTACGCTGAATAGCCTGCTGCTTTTAACACGAAATGTCACTCAGAAGGATCGATTAAACACAAAAATAATAGAGCAGATCAATGACCGAAGTGAAGCATTTCGGGAGAATATTAGCCCACATCTCAGGGAAATATTTAAATTCGTTACACGGCTGGATTTTGAACCGGAGCTCATTGAAGACTATGGCACCGGAATTCAACGGATAGAAACATGCCTGAGTGAAGTGGGAAATCCAGAATTAAGTACACAGGAGCGGCATAGGCTTTACGCGGAAATTGCGGAATCAATCCTGGACCTGAAAGAGTACCTCCGGGAACTCCGGGAGACCGTGTTCAGGGACTTTTCCTGCGATGTGATCGCCGTAATTCACGATGTAACGGAAGGATTGGCACCGGTACTGGAAATGGCCGATATTACCTTATCCAGGAGGACGGACACGGATGAGAATCTCTGGGCGCTCATCCCCTCGTACGAACTAGCCGGAATTATAGACAACTGCGTGACGAATGCGGTGAAAGCCTCTGAAATGGCAGAAATTCGCCGTATTGAGATACAGGTCAAACATGTTACGCCAAAGATTCGCATATTGATAAAGGATTATGGTCAGGGTATTGCCGATGAAATCCGGGAGCAGGTGTTTGAAAGCGGATTTTCTACCTTTGAGGGCACCGGGTTCGGTCTGTTCCAGGCCAGGAAAACCCTTGGAAAATATGGCGGGCGAATTGAGATACACGAGACGAACTGTAACAGAGGCACAACCATGCTCCTTGAATTGAATGAAGGTGTGCAGCCATGAAATCACAATTATTGATTATCGATGATGATGAGCAATTTGTTCAGGATTTGTCATTGTTGCTGGAAATGCACTATCAGTGTCGCAAAACCCATACGCCGGCTGATGGGCTCCGGGAAATTCGGTCACAGGAACCGGACGTCATTCTCCTGGATCTTATGCTGGGAGACAATCAAAACGGTATCGATGTGCTGGAGCAAATCAAGCGGATTAATGAAGATATTCCGGTGATTATGATTACTGACCACAGCTCAATCAAAACAGCAGTACAGGCAATGCAGAAGGGGGCATTCGATTACATTTCGAAGACGCCGGACATGGAAGAATTGTCGCTATTGATTCAAAAATCTCTGGAGCAACGGCGGCTGAAAGAACAAGCACAGACTCTGCAGGAAGAGATCCAGTCGGCATATCATGAGATGATTGGGATATCGGAAGCAATTGAAAAAGTTCGGGAGAAAATCCATCTGTTTTCTGCTTCGCTCAACACGGTGCTCATCAGCGGGGAGAGTGGCGTCGGCAAGGAATTGGTGGCGAGGCAAATACATCAGCACAGCCAGCGAAAGAAAAAGCCTTTTATTGCGCTCAACTGTGCGGCGATTCCGGACCAATTGCTGGAGAGTGAACTTTTCGGGCACGAAAAAGGCGCCTTTACCGGGGCCGAATCACGCAAAACAGGCAAATTCGAAATTGCGTCAGATGGAATCGTATTTTTTGACGAAATCAGTGAACTCTCCATGGAATCCCAGGCGAAGTTGTTACGTGTGCTCCAGGAAAAAGAATTCGAGCGACTTGGCGGCAACACCATCATCGAAACCGACGCAAAAATAATCTGCGCCACAAACCGGGATCTGAGTGAACGGGTAGCCAAAGGAAAGTTTCGCGAGGATCTGTATTACCGCCTGGATGTATTACCGATCCAGGTCCCACCGTTGAGGGACCGACCGGCAGATATTCCATTGCTGGCTGACCATTTTGTGAAACGAGCATGCCGTGAAATGAAAAAGCCATTGAAGGCGTTCTCATCCGCTGCGTACGAAATACTCCAGCAGTACCCCTGGCCCGGGAATATCCGGGAGCTCCGGAATTACATTACCCGGGCGGTTATTTTAACTGAAGGAGACCTGATAGGCCCCGACGATTTACCGATGCTCAGTCATCAACAACTTAACTCCGAGACCATAAGCCGTAAAATCCCGAAAACCTGGGCGGAGATGGACGAACTCCGGAAAGCGGTGGCCGAAGAGGCGAGCCGGTCAGTAGAGCGGCGATTTATTTCATATCTGTTAGAAAAGTTTGACGGAAATGTCACTAAAGCAGCAGAACACGCGGGGATAAACCGCACGAATTTCCATAAGATAATGAAGCGCTGCGGAGTCTCTTAGCGTGGAAATTCCACAAGAATAGAGCCGATTTACCGGGGAGTTAACTTGAGGTCATCCCGGTCCGGCAGAATGGCATCCTCGGCTAATGGCAGCCCGGCCACGCCGATAAGTACAAGTATCCCAAAGAAGAGGGCGGCAATCGTCCAGCCCGGCGTATCCTCATATCCCTTATACTGCAACACTTTGTTTGTAATAACGGCGCAGACAACGCCGTAAACAAGGTAAAGAAAGACCAGCGTCAGCTGGAGTAGTCCGCCAGCAATGATATCAAATTCGAACATACCTTCTCCTTCTGTCGATGCTGTGGATAAATAGTGCTGTTAATTTACGATATCAGGAATGTAAAATCGAATAATATGATAACAATCCCAGTGAAGCGGAGGGTGGATATGCTCTGTAGCGAAAAAGCGGTTCCATAATCTTTAAAAAAATTCATCTCTCAGTTTATTATCAGGCTGCGATTTCCTATCTTTCTCATCACTCGGATCCCGACTCGATGGAAATTAGTGGAAACCATAGCGACGTGACTTTACAAAGTACCCGACATCCCTGGTGGTGGCTGATTGGGGTAGCGCTGTTAGCCGCCGGGCTGTACTTTCTCATTGCCGATATCCCCCAATGGAATGTGGTCTGGTATGCCTTTGCCTGGTACGGGTATCTGCTGGTGGTGGACGCTGTTATTTTCTGGAGGCAGCGGCATTCATTCCTCTCCCACCGAAGGCGAGAACTGCTGGAGATGTTGTTTTGGTCAGTACCATTCTGGTTTCTGTTCGAAGCGTATAATTTTGTGATCAAAAACTGGTATTATGCTTATGCCCTCCACTCCGACTGGAATCAAGGGGTCTTCGCGTGGTTTTCGTTTGCGACCGTATTACCCGCCTGCTTTTTTCATGCGGAATTGATTAAGTCGTTTGGATTTTTCACTGGAATGAGGACAAAATCGGTTCCAGTTGAAAAGGGGCTGCAACAGTTTTTTCTCTGGTTTGGAGCGGCCTGCGTGATGTTACCGCTGATTTTTCCGACATATACCTTCTGGATGGTTTGGGGGGCGACGCTGGGGATTCCGGATTACATTAATTACAAAAACGGAGCCCCGTCGATTCTCGGCGATCTGAAAAATGGCCGGCCCGGCCGTCTGTATCGGCTTCTATCTGGGGGAATACTCGCCGGTATCGTCTGGGAGGGATTGAATTATTGGGCACGGTGCAAGTGGATTTATACTGTCCCGGGGCTGGAAGAACTCAAACTGTTTGAAATGCCGGTGATGGGGTTTTTGGGATTTCCGGTGCTGGCGCTGGAGGCATTTGCGCTCTATACCATGTTCAGCTATTATTTCCGGGGAACTCGCACCTGGGAAGCGTCTGATGAAAACCAGAAACAAAAATCCTTGTCTCCCTGGTACTGGCCTGCCGGAGTAATCGCAATGGCGTTGAGTGTTCTGGTTTACGTCAATCTTTTGGATATTACGCTGCAATCCAGGCGGCCGGTCTTCCCGGAATATCAGACGCTGAGTACGGCAGATATTCACTCCTTAGAATCTCAACACATTCAAACACCGGAACAGTTATGGCACAGAATCAGCAATAAAGGGGTCACGGAATTGGCCGCCCAGATGCAGCTCAATGCTGCACAACTTGATTCGTTGTATAAAATAACGACTCTTGCTTTGCATAAAGGAATGGGAGTAAAACACGCGTATTTGCTCCGGAGCATCGGCATAAATGAGGTGACTGATTTGATTAACGAGGAAGCTGAACAGCTTTATCCATCTTTGGAAACAGCAGCTGTTGCCAGCGATATTGAACCGCCCAGGCTGTCAGAACTTCAGGTTTGGATCAGGGCGGCGGAAATGGCTGGCGGCTACAAACGCTGACTCCCACCTCGCCGGTTTATTATTGCAGAGAAGTTCCACTTTCGATAAACTACCGCACGCATTCCTGACAAACTTTAACAGAAAGCACACCTATGGCTTCGAATGATCACATGACCCCGTGGCGCAAAGTGTCTACTGCCGTCTATACTCCTCCATCTGATGCCCGGATTTATGGTACTGTGGAGGCGGATGTGACAGAGGTGACAGAATATATCACCGCGCAGCGGAAGCAGGGGAATAAACTGACCATGACCCACTTTGTGGCTGCCGCTATTGCCCGGACTATCTATGAAGATATTCCGGGTATCAACTGCTTTATTCGCCGGGGCAAGGTTGTGATGCGTGACGATGCCGAGGTGTTCGTGTCGGTGGCCCTGGAGCGCGGGAAGGATATGACCGGTGTGCTGGTACCGAAAACCCAGGTACTGTCCGTTTCGGAGATTGCGGAATATCTGTATGAAGAAGTCCAGAAGAAACGGAGCGGTGAAGACACCGGCGCAGAATCTTTCAAATCGACGCTGGCAAAGATCCCGTGGCCGTTTCGTCGCCCGGTGTTTCTGTTCGTAAAATGGTGGATGTATGATCTGGGGTTTAAATTGCCGTTCCTGGATGCACCACGAGACCCCTTTGGGAGCGTACTGCTGTCCAACATCGGAACCCACGGCTTGTCCACAGGGATGGCGGCGCTGTTTCCGATAGGAAAGGTACCGGCAGTGTTGGTAATGGGAAAGGTGACGAAAAAGCCGGTGGTTATCAGGGATAAAGTGGTTATCCGTTCGATGATGCCGCTGACGGCAACTATGGATCATCGAGTTATGGATGGCGCCCAGGCCGGAGCGCTGGCCCGGGGCATCAAACGCCGTCTTCGGCATCCGGAAACCCTTGATCAGCCGGCATCCTTCGAAGAGTATTAGTTGTATCGGTTTTCCGGATATTTGCGGTGCATCCACAAATATCCGATCCCGCCAATAAGGCCGAAAGTTGACACACCCAGCCAGAGTATCACCGGATTGGGCGCAAAATCCAAAAACAGTCCGCCAATAAACGGACCGATAGACCACCCCAACGTCTGAAACAAACCGAAGGCGCCCATGTAGTGTCCGTATCGATCATCCGGCGCCATCCTGGCTACCATGGTGGATGCTGCGGGTCCCACAAGCATCTCCGCGGTCGTCACTATCAAGACAAGTACGAGAATCCCGATCATGGTGCCGGGGATCGCCATCAGACTGTAGCCGATACTGTATAGAATGCTGCCAAAACTCAGGACGAGAAACAGATCACGGTGGCGAATTACCCGTGAAATAAGCATCTGAAAGAGGACGACGGTTATGGCGTTTGCGCTGTAGATAAATCCGAGTTGAATATTTGAGATTCCGATGGATTCTCTGGCGTAAACCGAGACAGTGGCAATGAGTTGGGCCATTGTGAGAAACATCATGAGCGAGATGCCGCAGTACAGGAAAAATTTGCGATCGGTGAATACCCGAAATACGGTTTTGGGGTGAAATGAGGACCGTTGTATTTTTCGCCGGTTCAGATTTGATTCTTTGATAAACAGAAGAATTGTTATGCCGGAGAGAATTGCCAAAATACCAGCTACAAAAAAGAGTGATGCATAGGAATATTTTGCCAGAAAACCGCCGGCGGCCGGTCCGATACCCCAGCCGATATTTGCCGCCACTCTGAGTAAGCCATACGCTTCCGGCCGTTTTTCTTTTGGGACAATATCCGCAATCATAGCATTGGCTACCGGCTGAAAAAAAGAGGCGAGCAGATACCCGGTTATCAGAATGAACGCTGTTGCGAGAAAACTCATCCGGAAATAAATGGAGACTGCCACTCCAAAGAAAACGATGCCACGGACAATCTGCGCGAATATCATTATGCCCCGGCGGCCGATACTGTCACTCAGATTCCCGGCGATTATTTGGGAGCCAGCGCGGATAATTGCCGTGATGAAAAAGAAACTACCGACAACCGTCATAGAAACGCCAAGTTCCAGGTGAAAGTAAATGCTGATAAAGGGGACCACCATGGCAAAGCCCATTGCACTGACTATCCATCCTGCAAACAGGATCCAGAGCTGGAGATCGTAGGCGTGAAATAGCTCTGTGATCCTATGGACTATATTTTTACAGATAGGGATACCTTATTGTTGGGAGATTGAGTTCTTTCTAGGCGAATTTAAGCGAACCCAGTCTGGCGCTCCTAGTCGGAGTCTGGTTTGCAAAATCTTTGTGACTTGGCCGGTTTCTATGTTAATAAAATGCAGTCTCCGGTATTTCGCCACACCATGTTCAGCATTCACTTCGTCCACGAAAGCAAGTTTGGATTCATCAGGTGAAAGGGCAAAAGGAGTTACAATAAAGTTGTCCCAGCTGGTTATCGTACTATTGTCCTTCGCAATAAAGCTATAGTAGACGATGGAGCGAGTTCCGGTTGATACATCTTTTTCAAGGTAATAAAATCCATTTTTCTGTTTTGAAAAATTTGGAGCTGAACTGAAGGCTTGAGTCGAGGTTAGCTGTGTCAGACTCAGATCCTGTAATTCAAGCAGGAATATATTGGGGGTACCAGAACGATCTGACATAAATAATAAGGAGTCTCCAGTAGTGTTGATATCGGGGCCCAATTCCTGGTATTCGTTTCGTGGGAAGAGAAGTTGAGGATCGGTTCCATTTAAGTTAATTGATGCAATTTGACGGGTTGGGAAATCGGCAACGGTATAAAAATAGATCTTATTTGTTGTAGGGGCAAAACTAGGGTGGGTTATTGCAATCGGCTGTGTATATAAAGCCTCTCGGTCAGTTCCATTTGG
This Candidatus Neomarinimicrobiota bacterium DNA region includes the following protein-coding sequences:
- a CDS encoding FG-GAP-like repeat-containing protein; this translates as MRKLFAVALASLWCISTSILYGAGSWQSMSPPRPGMDYLIVSAESVEDFWVFERGERLLHYHNRTWSVAEKLPQSGTAHRFIRSGENQFICALVDSAYSTHYYEFSGDSWHKMQSVADVPMRKFYRTPEGIVYSFGDWGRLLKFADGSWENFSTPFENHITAMTRDSSGGLWFGVRGEGVYRYYNGQYRYYSTPEDLRYDILQFKWNGNQLLLLGADAQIYGVLGDSISLINSEYRGMEPGRILNTNIQPGFFFQSNGRLYRYTEAKWVGETVPTRQRILSVRVFGEDNLLVTTRDGSIYIRESSPTLYFLDRGTEAYVEGNLLDRSHGAAFIDFNNDALLDLFVQNTGQSQLNRVYLNSGDLVFSEISKFTGLDTLSGATHFTFEDFTKDGLIDAVFATTTPTDNVFRFYRGLSGARFSQYSAVTLSLADVEYLRDMEWYYPDWKARPHLLTVFYYSDKKEPGTTRRIRQTRFGSFLVADTTEKPQFTGWNRNLSMADYDLDGAPDFFISNYWRENRMFLSRQDIEWEEYGIPRLDSTERTNTQSAISIDFDIDGDLDIIEQSEEFGVRLLRNISVSDTFRLEYQSDLLPDIPGKNITHLNSGDFNNDGFPDLLLLARDGMAAIPVILFNERGERFARLDYDLGFIESGIRGTIVGDVDNDGDLDIFGMGDGANHLWMNQLNTQTFLGISLQGSRSPTSGRGAKVWLYRAGFVGESEFLVGYQEAGTSPFENTMQNSSVLHFGLPDTGQYAVRVEFPGGTKKTIGSISAGSRITVQEYNRIFSAVYLLPGALLSMLRNPNLYYYGLLFLLAMSGTYLGTTFGIREYHWNNRLAVLLIIVNYTLFWVLVLILAEEPPALKFGVPLATVLVGHLLPLGLSYQVQRRDRQMAGDAAQEKLLELLRQFQHGEWALSTLNSLLLLTRNVTQKDRLNTKIIEQINDRSEAFRENISPHLREIFKFVTRLDFEPELIEDYGTGIQRIETCLSEVGNPELSTQERHRLYAEIAESILDLKEYLRELRETVFRDFSCDVIAVIHDVTEGLAPVLEMADITLSRRTDTDENLWALIPSYELAGIIDNCVTNAVKASEMAEIRRIEIQVKHVTPKIRILIKDYGQGIADEIREQVFESGFSTFEGTGFGLFQARKTLGKYGGRIEIHETNCNRGTTMLLELNEGVQP
- a CDS encoding sigma-54 dependent transcriptional regulator, with amino-acid sequence MKSQLLIIDDDEQFVQDLSLLLEMHYQCRKTHTPADGLREIRSQEPDVILLDLMLGDNQNGIDVLEQIKRINEDIPVIMITDHSSIKTAVQAMQKGAFDYISKTPDMEELSLLIQKSLEQRRLKEQAQTLQEEIQSAYHEMIGISEAIEKVREKIHLFSASLNTVLISGESGVGKELVARQIHQHSQRKKKPFIALNCAAIPDQLLESELFGHEKGAFTGAESRKTGKFEIASDGIVFFDEISELSMESQAKLLRVLQEKEFERLGGNTIIETDAKIICATNRDLSERVAKGKFREDLYYRLDVLPIQVPPLRDRPADIPLLADHFVKRACREMKKPLKAFSSAAYEILQQYPWPGNIRELRNYITRAVILTEGDLIGPDDLPMLSHQQLNSETISRKIPKTWAEMDELRKAVAEEASRSVERRFISYLLEKFDGNVTKAAEHAGINRTNFHKIMKRCGVS
- a CDS encoding DUF4332 domain-containing protein, whose translation is MEISGNHSDVTLQSTRHPWWWLIGVALLAAGLYFLIADIPQWNVVWYAFAWYGYLLVVDAVIFWRQRHSFLSHRRRELLEMLFWSVPFWFLFEAYNFVIKNWYYAYALHSDWNQGVFAWFSFATVLPACFFHAELIKSFGFFTGMRTKSVPVEKGLQQFFLWFGAACVMLPLIFPTYTFWMVWGATLGIPDYINYKNGAPSILGDLKNGRPGRLYRLLSGGILAGIVWEGLNYWARCKWIYTVPGLEELKLFEMPVMGFLGFPVLALEAFALYTMFSYYFRGTRTWEASDENQKQKSLSPWYWPAGVIAMALSVLVYVNLLDITLQSRRPVFPEYQTLSTADIHSLESQHIQTPEQLWHRISNKGVTELAAQMQLNAAQLDSLYKITTLALHKGMGVKHAYLLRSIGINEVTDLINEEAEQLYPSLETAAVASDIEPPRLSELQVWIRAAEMAGGYKR
- a CDS encoding 2-oxo acid dehydrogenase subunit E2, which produces MASNDHMTPWRKVSTAVYTPPSDARIYGTVEADVTEVTEYITAQRKQGNKLTMTHFVAAAIARTIYEDIPGINCFIRRGKVVMRDDAEVFVSVALERGKDMTGVLVPKTQVLSVSEIAEYLYEEVQKKRSGEDTGAESFKSTLAKIPWPFRRPVFLFVKWWMYDLGFKLPFLDAPRDPFGSVLLSNIGTHGLSTGMAALFPIGKVPAVLVMGKVTKKPVVIRDKVVIRSMMPLTATMDHRVMDGAQAGALARGIKRRLRHPETLDQPASFEEY
- a CDS encoding MFS transporter, whose product is MGFAMVVPFISIYFHLELGVSMTVVGSFFFITAIIRAGSQIIAGNLSDSIGRRGIMIFAQIVRGIVFFGVAVSIYFRMSFLATAFILITGYLLASFFQPVANAMIADIVPKEKRPEAYGLLRVAANIGWGIGPAAGGFLAKYSYASLFFVAGILAILSGITILLFIKESNLNRRKIQRSSFHPKTVFRVFTDRKFFLYCGISLMMFLTMAQLIATVSVYARESIGISNIQLGFIYSANAITVVLFQMLISRVIRHRDLFLVLSFGSILYSIGYSLMAIPGTMIGILVLVLIVTTAEMLVGPAASTMVARMAPDDRYGHYMGAFGLFQTLGWSIGPFIGGLFLDFAPNPVILWLGVSTFGLIGGIGYLWMHRKYPENRYN